One Solanum lycopersicum chromosome 4, SLM_r2.1 DNA window includes the following coding sequences:
- the LOC101261319 gene encoding uncharacterized protein, which produces MHSVIVYIYTIFWFLICAAIGSESINSEFSTKSSLDSLLQEYAFKALLWPKTKTGTAYEGTVPSNLFGIKISALMLRRDSLKWRGYGYYHEFLIPTGITVEPYVTRIVLVYQNLGNWSSFYYPLPIGYMYRTPILGILTYDAMDMCAKNKSQLQIHPLENPIDIKFNDVMPESESEESSFKCVYFDSNNYIEFSDVTNGNICSTRKQGHFAIVAEVNVAPSPAPSADDGNDHRKITSEVWTISLGFLGFAFLGVLFVFAQNCILVETRPEFLEDSAAIIVPLLTEVPMAEGAPSRSSSENNYAIRPLPENDYMAQN; this is translated from the coding sequence ATGCATTCAGTAATTGtttatatatacacaattttttggTTTCTTATTTGTGCTGCGATTGGATCTGAATCAATAAATTCGGAATTTTCAACAAAAAGTTCTCTTGATTCATTACTTCAAGAATATGCTTTCAAGGCATTATTATGGCCGAAGACAAAAACAGGTACTGCTTATGAAGGAACTGTTCCTTCTAACTTGTTTGGGATTAAAATATCGGCGTTGATGCTTCGAAGAGATAGCTTAAAATGGAGAGGATATGGTTATTATCATGAATTTCTTATCCCAACCGGAATTACTGTCGAGCCTTATGTAACGAGAATCGTTCTTGTCTATCAAAATCTTGGTAATTGGTCGTCTTTTTATTATCCTTTACCTATTGGTTATATGTATCGAACAccaattttgggtattttgacTTATGATGCGATGGATATGTGCGctaaaaataaatcacaattgCAAATCCATCCATTGGAAAATCCTATAGACATCAAGTTTAATGACGTAATGCCTGAGTCAGAGTCAGAAGAGTCTTCGTTCAAGTGTGTTTATTTTGACTCGAATAATTACATCGAGTTTAGTGACGTGACAAATGGTAATATATGTTCAACGAGAAAACAGGGGCATTTCGCTATTGTTGCTGAAGTGAATGTTGCTCCTAGCCCCGCTCCTTCTGCTGACGATGGAAATGATCATCGAAAAATCACATCTGAGGTCTGGACTATTTCATTGGGTTTTTTAGGTTTCGCATTTTTGGGAGTATTATTTGTTTTCGCGCAAAATTGTATATTAGTTGAAACAAGACCGGAATTTCTGGAAGATTCAGCAGCAATAATTGTACCATTACTTACTGAAGTGCCAATGGCAGAGGGAGCTCCGTCCAGGTCTTCGTCGGAGAACAATTACGCGATTAGGCCGTTGCCGGAGAATGATTATATGGCTCAAAATTAA